Proteins found in one Takifugu rubripes chromosome 17, fTakRub1.2, whole genome shotgun sequence genomic segment:
- the kif16ba gene encoding kinesin-like protein KIF16B isoform X4 yields the protein MASVRVAVRVRPMNRREKDLTATSIVKMEGNKTSITNMKSLESITGESMRDRVKTFTYDFSYDSSDCKISAFVSQEKVFKDLGLDVLKAAFEGYNACVFAYGQTGSGKSYTMMGVPGDAGLIPRFCEGLFGRIAEATRWDAASFRTEVSYLEIYNERVRDLLRRKSTQTYNLRVREHPKDGPYVEDLSKHLVQNYSDVEDLMEAGNINRTTASTGMNDVSSRSHAIFTINFTQAKFDAEMPSETVSKIHLVDLAGSERADATGATGVRLKEGGNINKSLVTLGNVISSLADMSSDGVNSNQKKSVFVPYRDSVLTWLLKDSLGGNSKTIMIATISPADVNYGETLSTLRYANRAKNIINKPTINEDSNVRLIRELRAEIARLKALLVQGNQIALLDSPTALSMEEKLHQNEARVLELTKEWTNKWNETQNILKEETLALRKEGIGVVLDSELPHLIGIDDDLLSTGIILYHLKEGRTYVGREDASTEQDIVLHGLDLESEHCMFENKNGTVTLAPFSGAQCSVNGVLVTEPSQLNQGAVILLGRTNMFRFNHPKEAAKLREKRKSGLLSSFSLSMTDLSQSCENLSTVMLYNPGLFSGKGSVLLRLEFERQQREELEKLEFKRRLIKEMEAKHQSEKADLERLQQEVESQRKESEQVQQRILRQEESLRRRSQDIESRLRDFLAEKERFEKERCLEILGPRLQQHHWQQEGKVDEEQRRWQDATEQTEIYRELERLKREREEQKLHLEAQHRRLEEQEREQLSLVGRLEEQLREKHEEASTLLIRDNAHRLEEEHQALAEIREALLRAKEAGERLGPQDGSKLAKSAQDRYSNFKEAQVKELGQLEMELLQQRERLEKEAGVEHNTLLLLNCSLRERQQQDREETQGVAALCLEEQLLKQAEHKLQFKERQLSRIVGLLPALTEEKQRAMETLERSGGVDSGNPPGLNNTLYQVEKELEDQEEKLKLHRHSAQQLQQLQETYEFTANVARQEEKVRRKEKEILESKEKQQREAMEQAVARLERRHSALRRSISLEPEDEELRQRSCRNLKTSTELDQQRVEQEIQKLKRRISEGEETRSHSGGSDEKISPVHLHSLSPLLPPLSDDSRIKAYIEEEVQRRLRNINLMNGCSSTLDPSMSCQSLGDEEKLLNLNPRRHKYEHLISRSLGTSATLWEPVRISVPRYFLRGQGKDEHFEFEVKITVHNDTWTVFRRYSRFREMHRSLKLKYPELAALEFPPKKLFGNRDERMVAERRNHLERYLRNLFQVMLLSSDSPLRPDGGLQLTKWDVCVRYNPAAVIKAYPKPAIRRHTAATIGRAGRNLVRAKQKL from the exons ATGGCTTCGGTCCGGGTGGCTGTCCGGGTCAGACCCATGAACAGGCG gGAAAAGGATCTGACTGCCACATCCATTGTCAAGATGGAGGGAAACAAAACCTCCATCACCAACATGAAG AGCCTTGAGAGTATCACGGgcgagtccatgagagacagagtcaAAACCTTCACATACGACTTCTCCTACGATTCCTCGGACTGTAAGATCTCTGCCTTCGTCTCGCAGGAGAAG GTTTTCAAAGATTTGGGTTTGGATGTGCTGAAGGCGGCATTTGAGGGGTACAATGCCTGTGTGTTTGCCTATGGCCAGACCGGCTCTGGGAAGTCCTACACCATGATGGGTGTTCCG GGTGATGCTGGTCTTATTCCGAGGTTCTGCGAAGGTCTGTTCGGCCGAATTGCTGAGGCCACTCGATGGGACGCAGCTTCGTTTCGTACTGAAGTGAG TTACCTGGAGATCTACAATGAGAGGGTGAGGGATCTACTGAGGAGGAAATCCACACAGACATACAATCTTCGGGTTCGTGAACATCCCAAAGATGGACCGTATGTGGAAG ATTTGTCCAAACATCTGGTCCAGAACTACAGCGATGTGGAAGATCTGATGGAGGCAGGAAACATCAACCGCACTACAGCCAGCACTGGCATGAACGACGTCAGCAGCCGCTCACACGCCATCTTTACCATCAACTTCACACAG GCTAAGTTTGACGCCGAGATGCCCAGCGAGACAGTCAGTAAGATCCACCTGGTTGATCTGGCCGGCAGCGAGCGAGCCGACGCCACAGGAGCCACAGGCGTCCGCCTGAAGGAGGGCGGGAACATCAACAAGTCGCTGGTCACCCTGGGCAATGTCATCTCATCGCTGG CTGACATGTCATCAGATGGCGTCAACTCCAATCAGAAGAAGTCAGTGTTTGTTCCGTACAGAGACTCAGTGCTGACGTGGCTGCTGAAGGACAGTTTGGGGGGCAACTCCAAGACCATCATGATTGCCA CCATTTCCCCTGCTGACGTGAACTATGGTGAGACGCTCAGCACTCTTCGCTACGCCAATCGAGCCAAGAACATCATTAACAAGCCCACGATCAACGAGGACAGCAATGTCCGCTTAATCCGAGAGCTTCGGGCTGAAATCGCCAGGCTGAAGGCTCTGCTAGTTCAGGGCAACCAG attGCTCTTCTGGATTCACCCACGGCTCTGAGCATGGAAGAGAAACTGCACCAGAACGAAGCCAGA gttctggagctgaCCAAAGAGTGGACTAACAAGTGGAATGAGACGCAGAACATCCTGAAG gaggagacgctGGCTCTGAGGAAAGAGGGGATCGGCGTGGTGCTGGACTCAGAGCTGCCACACCTCATCGGAATCGATGATGACCTACTGAGCACCGGCATCATCCTGTATCACTTAAAG GAAGGACGGACGTATGTGGGCAGAGAGGACGCATCCACGGAACAGGACATTG TCCTGCACGGTCTGGACCTGGAGAGCGAACACTGCATGTTTGAGAACAAGAATGGGACGGTGACGCTGGCGCCCTTCAGCGGCGCTCAGTGTTCAGTCAACGGGGTTCTGGTGACCGAACCGTCACAGCTCAACCAAG GTGCCGTCATTTTACTGGGCAGAACCAACATGTTTCGCTTCAACCATCCCAAGGAAGCAGCAAAACTGCGGGAGAAACGGAAG AGCGGTCTCCTGTCCTCCTTCAGCCTGTCCATGACCGACCTGTCCCAGTCCTGCGAGAACCTGTCCACAGTCATGCTCTACAACCCCGG TCTCTTCAGTGGGAAAGGCTCCGTCCTCCTCAG gctggAGTTTGAGAGGCAGCAGCGtgaagagctggagaagctggagtTCAAAAG GAGGCTCATTAAGGAGATGGAGGCCAAACATCAGAGTGAAAAGGCAGATCTGGAGCGCCTCCAGCAGGAGGTTGAGAGTCAGCGAAAGGAGtctgagcaggtgcagcagcgtATCCTACGTCAGGAAGAGAGCCTCCGCCGCCGCAGTCAGGATATCGAGAGTCGCCTTCGAGACTTCCTGGCTGAGAAGGAGCGCTTTGAGAAAGAGCGCTGCCTGGAGATTCTGGGGCCTAGGCTCCAACAGCATCACTGGCAGCAAGAGGGGAAGGTGGACGAGGAGCAGCGGCGGTGGCAGGACGccacagagcagacagagatCTACCGAGAGCTGGAGAGACTGAAGCGGGAACGCGAGGAGCAAAAGCTCCATCTGGAGGCTCAACACCGTCgtctggaggagcaggaacgaGAGCAGCTGAGCCTGGTGGGTCGACTTGAAGAGCAGCTGAGGGAGAAACACGAGGAGGCCTCCACGCTGCTCATCCGTGACAATGCCCACCGCCTAGAGGAGGAGCACCAGGCCCTGGCTGAGATAAGAGAGGCACTCCTCCGTGCCAAAGAAGCCGGAGAACGCCTTGGTCCACAGGATGGCAGTAAGTTGGCCAAAAGTGCCCAGGATCGATACTCCAACTTTAAGGAGGCGCAGGTGAAGGAGCTGGGTCAGctggagatggagctgctgcagcagagggagcGCCTGGAGAAGGAGGCAGGCGTGGAGCATAacacgctgctgctcctcaactGCAGTCTTAGAGAACGACAGCAGCAGGACCGCGAGGAGACACAGGGCGTGGCTGCTCtctgcctggaggagcagctgctcaaaCAGGCTGAGCACAAGCTGCAGTTCAAAGAGCGTCAGCTGAGCCGCATTGTGGGCCTCTTGCCTGCATTaacagaggagaagcagagagcCATGGAGACACTGGAGCGCAGTGGTGGCGTGGATAGTGGCAACCCGCCAGGCCTGAACAACACACTCTACCAGGTAGAGAAAGAGCTGGAAGAccaagaggagaagctgaagctcCACCGGCACAgcgcccagcagctccagcagcttcaggagacCTATGAGTTTACAGCCAATGTGGCACGTCAAGAGGAGaaagtgaggaggaaggagaaggagatcCTGGAGTcaaaggagaagcagcagagagaggccATGGAACAGGCAGTGGCCCGGCTGGAGCGGAGGCACTCGGCCCTGAGACGCAGCATCTCCCTGGAGCCTGAAGATGAAGAGTTGAgacagaggagctgcagaaaccTGAAGACAAGCACAGAGCTGgaccagcagag AGTGGAGCAGGAGATCCAGAAGCTAAAGCGTAGGATCAGTGAAGGTGAAGAGACCAGGAGCCATTCTGGTGGTTCCGATGAGAAAATTAGTCCAGTCCACCTCCACAGTCTCAGTCCACTGCTGCCCCCTCTGTCAGATGACAG CAGGATTAAGGCATACATCGAAGAGGAAGTCCAGCGGCGGCTGAGGAACATCAATCTTATGAATGGTTGCAGCAGCACCTTGGATCCATCTATGTCCTGTCAATCACTCGGG gaCGAGGAAAAATTACTAAACTTGAATCCAAGAAGACACAAATATGAG CACCTGATATCTCGTTCTCTGGGGACGAGCGCCACCCTTTGGGAGCCGGTCAGAATCAGCGTTCCTCGTTATTTCCTCCGCGGGCAGGGGAAGGATGAGCATTTTGAGTTTGAAGTGAAG ATCACAGTTCACAATGACACCTGGACAGTGTTCAGGCGCTACAGCCGCTTCAGAGAGATGCACAGGAGTCTGAAGCTGAAGTATCCTGAG CTGGCAGCTCTGGAATTTCCTCCAAAGAAACTGTTTGGAAACAGAGATGAACGGATGGTTGCGGAGCGCCGAAACCACCTGGAG CGGTACCTGAGGAACCTGTTCCAGGTGATGCTGTTATCCTCAGACTCGCCTCTCAGACCTgatggtggcctccagctcacCAAATGGGATGTGT